The genomic DNA CGCGGTTGAGCAGAGCTGGCCACCGTGCAGAACCCTCTCATTTTGGTATAATGGGAGAACAAGAAAGGCCACGCTGCCCGCTGCCAGCACAGTTGGCTGCTCCCTTTGGCTGTTGAGGGAGCAGCCACGAGGGCGAGACTGGTGGTGGCGACTCCCGCGTGCCGGAGAGAGAGGCAGGTGTTGTTTATGGATGAGGCTGGAGCAAAGGAACAGGAGAGAATCTCAGCTGGTGGGGCCTATATCTGGTTCCACTATAAAACCCAGTTTGCAGCTCAGGGGCGCCTCCATGTCATCCAGGTTGAGGTGCCGGTTCCTGTGGACGCCAGCGCTGAGGAGCGTGAGCGTCTCCTCCAGGAAGCGCTGGCGGGCCTCGATCAGTTCAGCGCTCGCCTTGAGCAGCGCCTCGGTCCGACCGCTGCGCCGCGTAAGACGCCTGTGGCTTCCTCCGGCGAGGAAGGAGGGGGGGGGCGCAGTGCACCAGCGCATCCCGCTGGTGAAGAGGGAGGACGCGCTCCATCGGCACGGCCCACGGGCCTGCGCGAGCCACCAGCGGAGATGCGCCCCGCGGCCCCTGCCCGACCAGCTTCAGCTCCTGCTACTTCAACCGAGGGCCAGCTACCGCCCTCCGCCTCGCAGCTGCGGCGCCGCATGGCGCCCGCCCTGCCCTCGACCCCCGGCGTCTTTGGCAATCTCAATAGCGACCTGACCCTTCCTCAGTTTCTGCAGATTTTGCGCGACAATTTCGGTATCGATTCGAAACAGGCTATGAAGCTGCTGGGGGTCAGGAGCCTCAGTAATATCAATCTGCGTGAAGCCCTGGACCAGCTGCGTTATCTCCTCGCCCAGCGAAATGCGACGGCGAATCGGGCGACGAGTCGAGCAGCGAGTGAAAGCGCCTCCAGTTCGGCTGGTTCGCCTTCCGCTTCTCTTTCTCTCTCCGAGCAGGCCTATCCCGCAGTCTTTTCCCAGCGTGAGTGGAGTCAGGGGAGGACCCGTGAAGAGCTGATCATCGGAGACAGGGGTCCGAAAGACGAAGAAGAAGAAGAAGAAGAAGAGCAGGAAGCTGGCCAGGGAATCGAGCCTTCTCTCCCTTCACAGCTACAACAGTCTGAAGGCGACGATGATTATCAAGAAGAGCAAGAATATATCTTTGAAGAAGATGATGGCGAGAATGATCGTGACGACTGGAGCCAGGAGCATGGAGAAGAGGGAGGAGGAGGGAGAGGAGGATATGATCGTGAAGAGGAACGAGGTGGCGGAGAAGGAGAGGAGTTGAATCTGGAGAGCAGGGGGAGCAGACAGCTCTCGCTTCAAGACCGTATTCATGCGCGTACCCTCTTAAATAAGATGCGTGAGGTTCGTGGCAACACACCGGCCAGCCAGGCGCGCCTGACTGTCCTCTGGAACGTCATCGGCGAGCAGATCAGCGAGGACGAGCTGCGCGAGCTGATAGGCCGCATCTGGGGAGTCGCGGCCCTCAAGCAGCTCAGCATTGACCAGGTAGAAGCCTTAATTTCCTGGGCGAAGCAAGACAACTTTGACCGTGACGTTGCTGTCATCCTGGCTCTCAATTGAGCGACCTGGACAGAGGGGAGAAGACAACCATGCGCGTTGTTGCCGGAGAAGCCAAAGGGCGGCGTCTCAAATCTCCGCGCACGCCCGGCACTCGTCCGATTATCGACCGCGTAAAGACGGCGCTCTTTGATATTCTGGCCACACGCATCGAAGGGGCCCGTTTTCTGGACCTCTTTGCCGGGACCGGCGGCGTGGGCATTGAGGCGCTCAGTCGTGGTGCGGCCTTTGCCACCTTTATCGAGATCGACCCCCGTGTCCTCAAAGTGTTGCGTGAGAACCTTCAGCTGACTGGGATGCACGAGCGAGCTGAAACCCTGCGTGCCGATGCCTTCAAGTGGGTCCAGGTCCAGCAAGAGGCCGGGCCTGCCAGCGGCGGCGCTGGAGACCGCCCGTCGTTGCCAGCAGGAGCATATGATATCATCTATGTGGCCCCGCCGCAGTATCGTCACCTGGCCGCTCGGGCCCTGGCCCTTCTAGATCGCTCACCGCTGCTGAGTGAGAACGGCCTTGTCATTGTCCAGATTCATCCACGCGAGCGCGATGAGCTGCTGGCGGTGCCGCTAACACGTCTGATCCTGGAAGACGAGCGGCGTTACGGCAGTACGCTGTTGCTATTCTACGCCGCCAAAGCCAAGAAGGAGTATCCTGGCTATGACCATCAAGCTGGAGAAGCCTGACTATATTGTGGTGTATGTCAGCGATATGGAGCGCTCGACGGCCTTCTATCGCGATGTTCTGGGCCTGCCTCTGCGCTTTAGCTCGCCGGGCTGGACAGAATTTGAGACTGGCTCGGTGCGTCTGGCCCTTCATCGTGCCGGTGGCCAGGGGCAGGCTCAGTTCCATCCAGGGCGCCCGCCGGCGGGCGTTGCTCATCTGGCCTTTGTTGTCCCCGATATCCAGGCCGCCTATGAAGAACTGAAGGCGCGCGGTGCAACCTTCTCGCAGCCACCGGAGAAGCAGGTCACCGGCAATTTAATCGCCGTCCTGCATGATCCTGATGGTCTGGGTATTACCCTGCAGCAGCGTCTGACGGGCTAACTAACTAACGCAGAGTTGAGAAGAGCGAGAGAAGCAGGCAAGAAAGCCTCTGCTTTGCGGCGGAGGCCAAGGAGTTCAAGCTATGATCACCGGTGGACCGGCACGAGGGCGCTTCGCCTTTCTAGATGCTGCCGAAACGGCCCGTCGCCTGGGTATCGATCGGCGCACGCTGGACCAATGGGTCCAACAGGGTCGCATTCGAGCCTATAAGGGGGTAGGACGCGACTACTTTTTCAAGACCGCCGACGTCGAGGCGCTCTACAAGGAGCTGCATCCCGAGCCTGAGCTGGCGCAGGCCATCGCCGCTGATGAACAAGAAAGCGCCGCGGCTGCCGGTGGCGCGCAGCCGCTCCAATTCGTAGCGCGGCGCAAGCAGCAAGACCCGGCCATGCGCGTCTATCTGCGCCTGCAAGCCGACACCAAGTGGTATGATGTTTCTGAAGAAGACATCCGCACCTGGTTTTTGCAGCTGGCGCCGGAAGGCTACGAGCGGAATCGGCGCAATGCCCTGCAGGCCATTCAGAAACTGCAATACCTGGTCAGTCTCATTGAAGAGGCCCAGAAACGCACACCCTGATGAATACGACGGTTAGCGGCCAGGCGGCTCCATTGCGGTTGTGCCTTGCGGGGATGGAGCCGCTGGCCCTGGCCAGAGTTCGAGAAGCTTTCCGAGTTAGTGGGCGGGCAAGAAGGTGAGCAGCTCAGCCACCTCGCGGATAATCAGATCGGCGCCGCGCTCGCGATAAAGAGGCACCTCATCGGGGAAGACGCGCATCACGGCCAGAAAATCAGGCTCGCCGGGCGTCTGAGTGCGGCGATAATTCAGAACCAGATCGAGATCGTCAGCCGTGTCGCCCACATAGAGGCCACCACCAGCCTCCACCGCTGCGATGGCCAGGCGCAGCGCCCGTGGATCTGGCTTCAAACAATCGTCGCCGCTGATCACCACATTCCACCACGGTCCTCCGCTATGAGCGGCCAGGCGCTCCAGAGCGCTATCGACCTCGGGGCCGATGCGGCCAGTAATCAAGCCTAACTTTCGCAGACCGGCGTCGTGCAAACGCATCGGCAGGTCGGGAGGGAGCAGTAGCGTCTCGCGCTGCACAAAGCCGGGCCAATCGGGCAGATAGCGTGGCTCGCGCCCGAAGCGCCGGCGATACTCAGCCGCGCCCCAGTAGTATTCGTGGCACAACTCGCCCACCAGCTCATAGTCCGGCAGAGCGCTCGCCGGAATGACCGAGCGCACCCATTCCAGGCCGCCGTGTCCTTTCAGCATCGCAGCCCGTGCCAGCTCCA from Thermogemmatispora onikobensis includes the following:
- the rsmD gene encoding 16S rRNA (guanine(966)-N(2))-methyltransferase RsmD encodes the protein MRVVAGEAKGRRLKSPRTPGTRPIIDRVKTALFDILATRIEGARFLDLFAGTGGVGIEALSRGAAFATFIEIDPRVLKVLRENLQLTGMHERAETLRADAFKWVQVQQEAGPASGGAGDRPSLPAGAYDIIYVAPPQYRHLAARALALLDRSPLLSENGLVIVQIHPRERDELLAVPLTRLILEDERRYGSTLLLFYAAKAKKEYPGYDHQAGEA
- a CDS encoding VOC family protein gives rise to the protein MTIKLEKPDYIVVYVSDMERSTAFYRDVLGLPLRFSSPGWTEFETGSVRLALHRAGGQGQAQFHPGRPPAGVAHLAFVVPDIQAAYEELKARGATFSQPPEKQVTGNLIAVLHDPDGLGITLQQRLTG
- a CDS encoding helix-turn-helix domain-containing protein, whose protein sequence is MITGGPARGRFAFLDAAETARRLGIDRRTLDQWVQQGRIRAYKGVGRDYFFKTADVEALYKELHPEPELAQAIAADEQESAAAAGGAQPLQFVARRKQQDPAMRVYLRLQADTKWYDVSEEDIRTWFLQLAPEGYERNRRNALQAIQKLQYLVSLIEEAQKRTP
- a CDS encoding HAD family hydrolase, producing the protein MESHLPWKRDGLRFPLPCDTLFFDVDGVLIKTSESFRATDIAVAEYVVGTLHGLDWGRAEGRPLLTLDDVKFFKQAGGFNDDWHMCYLLAGLYTAKLREWRGTPLAERSNREWMELARAAMLKGHGGLEWVRSVIPASALPDYELVGELCHEYYWGAAEYRRRFGREPRYLPDWPGFVQRETLLLPPDLPMRLHDAGLRKLGLITGRIGPEVDSALERLAAHSGGPWWNVVISGDDCLKPDPRALRLAIAAVEAGGGLYVGDTADDLDLVLNYRRTQTPGEPDFLAVMRVFPDEVPLYRERGADLIIREVAELLTFLPAH